The stretch of DNA TCTGCCCCTGGCTGAACAGGAAGGGGTGCTCCCGGCCCGCCGTCTGCTCCGGAGCGAGCCATTGGAGCGCATCGGCGTCGACGGCGGAATAGGCGATCGTGACCCGGCGCGCAGCCCCGATGACGATCTCAAGCGGGGCGCCCTTCTCGCCATCGGCGGCGCCCACGGACCATTGGAGCGGCCGCCCCGCTTCTGTGGTCACCGAGGTAATCGCCAACCCCTTGTCATCGAGCACGATCGTGTCCGCGCCGGGGGCCGCAACGATGTCGAGCGTGGCCGTCCCGGCGATTCGCCGGGCGACAAAGTCGAGATCGAGGTTGAGCGCCACATGGGTAACACGAGCCAGCTGCGGCTGAGCGTAGGTCGAAGTATCCAGCGCGTCGGGTGTCGCCAACACGGGAGCGACCATCCTCGCCGGCGCAGCTTCCTGCATCGCCTCTGGCGGGATCGTGGTACAAGCGGCTCCCGCCATCAGGGCAAGGACGGGAAGGATGCGGCGCATGGATTTCTCCTGATCGTTCTACGTGTCGGCCCATCTTGGCACCATGGCACCGGGCGAGTGCAAAGGAGCCTCTTAGCGCCCTTGTCGGCAGGTGCCAGTGGTCCGCGCGAAAACGTATCCCGAAGGCTGGCCAAATTGTGAAATCTGCCTACTGATAACGTTCCCATGAATGTAGATACCCGTGAGAGGAGAGTTTCAATGAGCATCCGCATGCTGGCCGCCATGTCGCTTCTTGCGCTGGGCACACCTGCCCTGGCGGAGGAGCCGGGTGACGCAGGCCGCGAGCTGCTCTTCGCCGACGAGTTCGACGCCGGTGAGCTCGATCGTGCCAAGTGGAACGTCATCGGTGCGGATTTCTGGGTCAACAACGAGCAGCAGGTCTATCTCGACAATCCCGGCGTGGTGAATTTGGTCGATGGAATCAGCGGAGCAGATGGCGGCGTGCTGATGCTGCGCCCGGTCTACAAGCCCGGCATCGATCCGAACACGCAACGCGATGCAGACTTCCTCTCCGGCAGGATCGACAGCCGCGACAAGTTCGATTTCACCTATGGCCGGGCAGAAGCCCGCATCCGCATGCCCGATGCGGAAGGTGTGTGGCCGGCTTTCTGGTTGCTCGGCAACGGCAAGTGGCCTGACACGGGCGAGATCGACATCATGGAATATGTTGGCGAGAAGGACTGGATCGGCGTGGCACTGCACGGCCCCGGCTATTCGGGAGAGACCCCGCTGGTGAACAAGTTCTTCTTCCCCGAAGGGGTCGACGTCACCCAGTGGCACACCTACGCCGTCGAGTGGACGGAAGACGCTCTGCTGTTCGAGGTCGACGGCCACCTGACTTATCGCGTGACCCGCCCCATGGTCGAAAACTACGGTAAGTGGCGCTTCGACAATCCGAAACACATCATCCTGAACTTTGCGCTGGGCGGCGCCTACCCGTTCAAGACCAACAGGATCGAGGAGCCGTACAACGGTATTCCGCAAGCCACCGTCGACCAGATCAAGTCCGGCGAGGTGGCGATGCTGGTCGACTGGGTGCGGGTCTACGCCCCGCGCTGATCAGCCCGCGACAGCCAGGGGTTCGTTCTGCTCCGTGTCGTTGTCCGGCGCGGAGGGAACCGCTGGCACCTCGACCGGGGCAACCGGTTCGATTGTTTCGACCGGTGCTTCATCCGGCACGGTCGCTACCGGGGCCGTGGCCGGGACCTCTACCGCCCCTGCGTCGCCCGTTTCGCCTCCGCCGAACGAGTACCGCGCCTGTTCTGTAGCCGCGCGGATCACCGAGATATCGCAATTAACCTTGAGTCGCTCGACCAGCTCGCCAAGCTCCTCCGATTCACGGCCGCGCAGGCCATCGATCTCGAGCTGGCGCCCGATCAGGTAGATGTCGCGCGTGGCCGAATAGGCATCGCCGCACTGGTCGCGAACCGCCTCGATCTGTTCGTCGATCAGGATTCGCGATTCGAGCGAGTTGAGCGCCCCGGCCGAAATCGCATAGACTGGTTGGTTGAACGGCTTGCCCGCCACCGCCGGAATGATGGACAGGTCGACCACGCGCCCGAACAGGTCACGCACCGTGGTCGAACCGATGAAGGGAAGGTAGAGATAAGGCCCCGGCCCGACCCCGTAGAAGGCCAGCGTATTCGCCAGCCCGTTGGACTCATGCTTGAGCTTGAACGGGGCCTTGCTCGCCGGGTCGAACAGGCCCGCAACACCGATCGTGGTGTTGATGGCGAAGCGGCCCAGCGACTTCATCGCCCGCCCCGGCTTGAGCTGGAGCATGAAGTTGAGGAAGTTGATCGGCTCACCCAGGTTGCGCAGGAAATTGCGCAACCCCGAACGGATCGGCTTGGGTACGCCTTCGTCGTAGGCTTCGGCGAGGGGGGCAACGACCGCCTCGTCAATCTTCTGCACGGTCTCGAAGGTCGCGGCGTTGAACTGCTGCGCCGGGTCGCCCTCAGGCGTTCCACCGGTTACGACGATGGTTTCGCCGGTAGGGCCCTCGACCGGCTGTTCCTCAGGCAGAATTGCTTCGGCCGGCGGCGCAATTTCTTCGACAGGAGCCGGGGCGTCATCATCGGTTTGGACGGCTACGGGCACATCGACCTGATCAACTGGCGCGGCCTGCTCCGCCTCAACGATTTCGGTGGCCGGAAGGCAGGGGACATCCGCCTCGCATTGTGGTTGCACACTGGCAAGCGCTGCCGCGAGTGCGAGACTGGATACGCCCATTAGTATTCATGCTCCTAGTCGGTTCGCCCACCCCACGCCCGGTTCTTATAACAGACCGTGCCGATAAACCGGTTAATCGTCCCGCCGCAAGCGGGCATAGCCAACAAGTTGGGAAGTAGGCTGCGATTCCCGACCTTTCAGGCCGAACTCAGGACAATCAGGTGCCCGTCGCGTAGGCTGGTGTCCAGCAGTGCAAGGGCGCCGCACCGCCCATGCTGCTCGGCCCCTGTCGCCAGGTCGAAGCGATACCCATGCCATGGGCAGGTAATGCGCCCGCCAGCATCGGGTTCCACACCTTCGAGCGGCCCAAGCGCGTGCGGGCAGCGCGCGCTATGCGCAATCCAGCGATCACCGTGGAAACGCACCAGCGCACGCCGTTCGCCCAGGAGGGCATCGTACACCCGCGCGCGATCCAGATCGGCCTCGAGCCCCAGGTCGGCCTGGGCCGCAGCATCTCCGGTCCGCAGGGTCCGTCGTTCGTCCAGCGCTGCCTGGCGCCCCGTCATCAGGGCCTGATCCTCGTCATAAAGCGTCGCATACTGCGCCTGGAGGTAGGCGAGGATCATCGCTGCCTGGGCCGGGCTCTCCGGCGCCTGCGGCGCATAGAAGCGGACGTCCACCGTAATTCCGCCCTCGTCGCGCGCGGCAGCCTGGGTATGGATCTGCGTGCCGCGGCCGGGGCCATCGACCACTGTTGTCGCCCAGTAATGCCCGGGCGCATCGACCAGCAATTCGATCAGCTGCTCCCCGCCCTCGTTCGGCAGCGCCGTCTTGCAACGCCAGCCCCAGTTGCCGCTATCGACCGGAGCGATGGCGGCGAAGGACGATGGATGCACGAAGGGCAGATGCTCCCAATCATAGGCATTCTCGATCATTCGCGCGAGATTCACCGGAAGGTCGCGAACGTAATTGCCGAGGTAGTGCAGGCCCTCGAGCGTCGAGCGATCGACCGCGCGCGATCGCCCTGCGAACGCCGCGATATCTCCCTCGCCGACATGCGGTGCGGTCAACTCCACACCGCTTCAGGCGGCAGGCTCATCAATATCGCGTCGATGTTGCCGCCGGTCTTGAGGCCGAACAGCGTACCGCGGTCGTAGACGAGGTTGAATTCGGCATAGCGCCCCCGCCATTCGAGTTGCACCTGCTTCTCTTCGGGCGAGAACTCGCTGCCCATCCGGCGTCGCACCAG from Erythrobacter mangrovi encodes:
- a CDS encoding glycoside hydrolase family 16 protein, with translation MSIRMLAAMSLLALGTPALAEEPGDAGRELLFADEFDAGELDRAKWNVIGADFWVNNEQQVYLDNPGVVNLVDGISGADGGVLMLRPVYKPGIDPNTQRDADFLSGRIDSRDKFDFTYGRAEARIRMPDAEGVWPAFWLLGNGKWPDTGEIDIMEYVGEKDWIGVALHGPGYSGETPLVNKFFFPEGVDVTQWHTYAVEWTEDALLFEVDGHLTYRVTRPMVENYGKWRFDNPKHIILNFALGGAYPFKTNRIEEPYNGIPQATVDQIKSGEVAMLVDWVRVYAPR
- a CDS encoding MlaA family lipoprotein, producing the protein MGVSSLALAAALASVQPQCEADVPCLPATEIVEAEQAAPVDQVDVPVAVQTDDDAPAPVEEIAPPAEAILPEEQPVEGPTGETIVVTGGTPEGDPAQQFNAATFETVQKIDEAVVAPLAEAYDEGVPKPIRSGLRNFLRNLGEPINFLNFMLQLKPGRAMKSLGRFAINTTIGVAGLFDPASKAPFKLKHESNGLANTLAFYGVGPGPYLYLPFIGSTTVRDLFGRVVDLSIIPAVAGKPFNQPVYAISAGALNSLESRILIDEQIEAVRDQCGDAYSATRDIYLIGRQLEIDGLRGRESEELGELVERLKVNCDISVIRAATEQARYSFGGGETGDAGAVEVPATAPVATVPDEAPVETIEPVAPVEVPAVPSAPDNDTEQNEPLAVAG
- a CDS encoding Rieske (2Fe-2S) protein, which encodes MELTAPHVGEGDIAAFAGRSRAVDRSTLEGLHYLGNYVRDLPVNLARMIENAYDWEHLPFVHPSSFAAIAPVDSGNWGWRCKTALPNEGGEQLIELLVDAPGHYWATTVVDGPGRGTQIHTQAAARDEGGITVDVRFYAPQAPESPAQAAMILAYLQAQYATLYDEDQALMTGRQAALDERRTLRTGDAAAQADLGLEADLDRARVYDALLGERRALVRFHGDRWIAHSARCPHALGPLEGVEPDAGGRITCPWHGYRFDLATGAEQHGRCGALALLDTSLRDGHLIVLSSA